Proteins from one Scylla paramamosain isolate STU-SP2022 chromosome 3, ASM3559412v1, whole genome shotgun sequence genomic window:
- the LOC135091978 gene encoding uncharacterized protein LOC135091978, translating into MSPRRRHHLHTLEELSLRVVFESVVADLNLAHLLASDLRHSTLLAPLRLSSPDALRQSVAARLANLPGIMNDQVRHRLIQRLFSVAHPDRWLNAKLDVLKVLVDKSITTLDCRQQALPRQVLEVVAMSCPALTSLKVVIEQESSGSGVEWKGDSQPDPKTPSACSLPSPRTARRKASHNLPCLTTTPSHECLAGLTRLTTLHLTNGATNEVLAALGESIPGLRELRVCYSFAVTDAGLTALCLRGASMPWPLVPRGLYWLDLLPSHFNRCCSVLEEVDILGTRVSHFGLAFLLRHLPALRSLGHSPLVTSAIELLVSWRPAPAGTFTTRLRKLRDDDVSGPRLMTIALHCPDLRDMSLTHTFQEADLTSRHSHITGHVANLKHLKHLSLVNVTAQSVSEMVTVVGRQLTALTVSCRHLDVALIFTTCKSLRHLTLEGEDCQAPLTAVESFKRAALTKLQVVKIKCVLPPAYTDVIFTNALALTDVEIVFLREMRDSQITQLVRNKSLQKVQEFTVRLAPKLTIDSARVLVRGCPRLQHLKDLGGWDVTVEEYTQFLQEIKRENYDVHVTYTSRRAASEHEPQERTIWDLDPLHRFDRMALRRSLGNLLPLVVL; encoded by the exons ATGTCACCAcggcgccgccaccacctgcaCACCCTGGAGGAGCTCAGTCTGCGGGTGGTGTTCGAGTCAGTGGTGGCTGACCTCAATCTCGCTCACCTCCTTGCCTCTGACCTACGGCACTCTACCCTGCTGGCACCCCTGCGGCTCTCTTCCCCTGATGCCTTGAGACAGTCTGTGGCTGCTCGTCTTGCTAACTTACCTGGGATTATGAATGACCAG GTGCGGCATCGACTCATCCAGCGTCTGTTCAGTGTGGCACACCCTGACCGATGGCTCAATGCAAAGCTGGATGTCCTCAAG GTACTGGTGGACAAGAGCATCACCACCCTGGACTGCCGACAACAGGCACTTCCTCGGCAGGTATTGGAGGTAGTGGCAATGTCCTGCCctgccctcacctccctcaaGGTTGTCAtagaacag GAAAGCTCAGGTAGCGGAGTGGAGTGGAAGggagacagccagccagacccGAAGACCCCCTCTGCTTGCTCCCTTCCCAGCCCCAGAACTGCAAGAAGGAAGGCATCACATAATCTg CCTTGCCTCACAACCACACCATCCCATGAGTGTCTGGCTGGGCTGACAAGGCTCACCACTCTCCATCTGACCAACGGGGCCACAAATGAGGTGCTGGCGGCCCTGGGGGAGTCTATACCCGGCCTGAGGGAGCTGCGGGTTTGCTACAG TTTTGCTGTGACGGACGCTGGGCTGACAGCACTGTGCCTGCGAGGGGCGTCCATGCCGTGGCCTCTGGTTCCCCGTGGCCTGTACTGGCTCGACCTGCTGCCCTCACACTTCAATCGCTGCTGCTCTGTGCTAGAGGAG GTGGACATCCTGGGCACACGAGTGAGTCACTTCGGTCTTGCCTTCCTCTTGAGACACCTCCCGGCCTTGCGTTCTCTTGGCCACTCTCCCCTTGTCACCTCAGCCATTGAGCTCCTTGTGTCTTGGCGGCCGGCTCCCGCTGGCACCTTCACCACACGGCTACGCAA GTTAAGAGATGACGACGTGTCCGGCCCAAGACTAATGACCATTGCCCTCCACTGTCCTGACCTCCGTGACATGAGCCTGACCCACACCTTCCAGGAGGCCGACCTGACCTCACGCCACTCCCACATCACTGGTCATGTTGCTAATCTCAAGCATCTTAAG CACCTCAGTCTAGTCAATGTGACAGCACAGTCTGTCTCGGAGATGGTAACTGTTGTTGGGCGTCAACTCACAGCTCTCACAGTCAGCTGCCGACACCTGGACGTGGCTCTCATTTTTACCACCTGCAAGTCACTGCGACACCTCACTCTGGAGGGCGAAGACTGCCAGGCTCCCCTCACAGCCGTCGAGAGCTTCAAACGTGCTGCACTGACGAAACTGCAGGTGGTGAagataaagtgtgttttgcctcCAGCGTACACTGATGTTATCTTCACCAATGCACTTGCCCTCACTGATGTGGAGATTGTTTTTCTGCGTGAG atgCGAGACTCCCAGATAACTCAGCTGGTGCGCAATAAAAGCCTGCAGAAGGTACAGGAGTTCACAGTCCGGCTGGCCCCTAAATTGACAATAGACTCAGCCCGTGTCTTGGTGCGAGGGTGTCCCAGGCTTCAGCACCTCAAGGACCtgg GAGGTTGGGACGTCACCGTGGAGGAATACACTCAGTTCCTGCAGGAGATCAAAAGGGAGAATTATGATGTCCATGTAACCTACACATCTCGCCGGGCAGC CAGCGAACACGAGCCACAGGAGAGGACCATTTGGGATCTTGACCCTCTGCATCGCTTTGATCGCATGGCTCTGCGACGCTCCCTAGGGAACCTCCTGCCCCTGGTGGTCCTGTGA